The nucleotide sequence ATGACACCGCGGAAGCGTTTTGTTTTACCGCTTTGGTTCAGTGAGTTGATACGTGTCGGGATGACACCGAAGTACTCACGGAACACCTCTTTGAGACCGCTTTTGGTCATGCGCGGGGATGTCTGAACAACGACGACACCCTCTTCCTG is from Sulfurimonas sp. HSL-1656 and encodes:
- a CDS encoding 50S ribosomal protein L23, whose protein sequence is MADITDIKSIVYTEKTLGLQEEGVVVVQTSPRMTKSGLKEVFREYFGVIPTRINSLNQSGKTKRFRGVMGKQNDFKKFYVKLPEGAAIESMAV